A portion of the Sphingobacterium spiritivorum genome contains these proteins:
- a CDS encoding beta-ketoacyl-ACP synthase III encodes MSKIHAAITAVNGYVPDYVLTNKELETMVDTNDEWIVSRTGIKERRILKGEGKATSDLAVPAVLGLLKKRGITAEEIDLIVFCTSTPDMLFPATANILADKIGAKNAWGFDLQAACSGFLFGLNTASQFIISGTHKKVLVVGADKMSSVVNYKDRNTCILFGDGCGAVLLEPNEEGMGIQDAILKTDGSGGQYLNIKGGGSLNPATHETVDAEMHYAYQEGRTVFKFAVTNMADVAAEIMDKNNLTSADINWLVPHQANKRIIDATAERVGLPEEKVMVNIQKYGNTTSATIPMCLWEWESQLKKGDNLILAAFGGGFTWGSIYLKWAY; translated from the coding sequence ATGTCAAAAATTCATGCAGCTATTACAGCTGTTAATGGCTATGTTCCTGACTATGTGCTTACAAATAAGGAGCTTGAAACAATGGTTGACACCAATGACGAGTGGATTGTCTCTCGTACAGGTATCAAAGAAAGACGCATCCTGAAAGGGGAAGGTAAAGCTACTTCAGATCTGGCTGTACCTGCAGTATTGGGTCTTTTGAAAAAAAGAGGAATTACTGCGGAAGAAATAGATCTGATTGTATTTTGTACGAGTACTCCTGACATGTTATTTCCGGCAACGGCGAATATACTTGCGGATAAAATCGGCGCAAAAAATGCCTGGGGATTTGATTTGCAGGCGGCTTGTTCGGGATTTTTATTCGGGCTGAACACGGCCTCACAATTTATTATTTCCGGTACTCACAAAAAAGTATTGGTGGTAGGTGCGGATAAAATGTCTTCAGTAGTCAATTACAAAGATCGCAACACCTGTATCCTGTTTGGTGATGGATGTGGTGCTGTATTGTTAGAACCAAACGAAGAAGGAATGGGTATTCAGGATGCCATCCTCAAAACGGACGGATCAGGCGGACAATACCTTAATATTAAAGGTGGAGGATCCTTAAATCCTGCAACGCATGAGACTGTAGATGCTGAAATGCACTATGCTTATCAGGAAGGCCGTACGGTATTCAAATTTGCGGTAACAAATATGGCTGACGTTGCAGCAGAGATCATGGACAAGAATAATCTGACATCTGCTGATATCAACTGGCTGGTACCTCATCAGGCTAATAAACGTATCATCGATGCGACAGCTGAGCGTGTAGGTCTGCCGGAAGAAAAAGTAATGGTTAATATCCAGAAATACGGAAATACGACCAGTGCGACTATTCCAATGTGTCTTTGGGAATGGGAGAGTCAATTGAAAAAAGGAGATAACCTGATCCTTGCCGCATTTGGCGGAGGATTTACATGGGGCTCTATTTATTTAAAGTGGGCATATTAA
- the accB gene encoding acetyl-CoA carboxylase biotin carboxyl carrier protein, which yields MSMDIKQIQDLIKFVAKSGVNEVAIEEKDFKITIKTNQEPTIVTATVPVAAPVAQALPAAPVATAPAAPVAAAAADNNANYITVKSPMIGTFYRAAGPGKPNFANVGDEITPGKVLCIVEAMKLFNEIESEVSGKIVKILIDDAKPVEYDQPLFLVDPS from the coding sequence ATGAGTATGGATATTAAACAAATACAAGATCTGATCAAATTCGTTGCAAAATCTGGTGTAAATGAAGTTGCAATCGAAGAAAAAGATTTTAAAATCACAATAAAGACTAATCAGGAACCTACAATCGTTACAGCTACTGTACCAGTTGCAGCTCCTGTCGCACAAGCTTTACCAGCTGCTCCTGTTGCAACTGCTCCTGCTGCTCCTGTTGCAGCCGCTGCTGCTGACAATAATGCAAACTACATCACTGTAAAATCTCCGATGATCGGAACATTCTACCGTGCTGCAGGTCCTGGTAAACCAAACTTTGCGAATGTTGGTGATGAGATCACTCCCGGAAAAGTTCTTTGCATCGTAGAAGCAATGAAACTTTTCAACGAAATTGAATCTGAAGTTTCAGGTAAAATCGTCAAAATCTTAATTGATGACGCTAAACCTGTTGAATACGATCAGCCATTATTCCTGGTAGATCCTAGCTAA
- the rpmF gene encoding 50S ribosomal protein L32, which translates to MAHPKRKTSKSRRDKRRTHYKAEKPSLTVCQETGAVHLPHRAYTVDGNLYYNGKLIIENTAVV; encoded by the coding sequence ATGGCACATCCAAAGCGTAAAACTTCTAAATCAAGAAGAGACAAAAGAAGAACACATTATAAAGCAGAAAAACCTAGCTTAACAGTTTGTCAAGAAACTGGCGCGGTTCATTTACCTCACCGTGCTTACACAGTAGATGGAAATTTATACTACAACGGTAAATTAATCATCGAAAATACAGCTGTTGTCTAA
- the plsX gene encoding phosphate acyltransferase PlsX — MKIGLDILGGDFAPESTILGAIEAQKVLPAEQRIVLIGDEHAAKQRIQELGARIEDFDFVHAPDNIGMGEHPTKAIAKKPDSSIVRGFDLLKNGEIDSFASAGNTGAMLVGALFSVKAVPGILRPAIATNVPKLKGGSGLLLDVGANADCKPEMLNQFAILGSLYIEHVLGIQSPKVGLVNIGEEEEKGNILTTTTYPLLKNNPQLNFIGNIEGRDLFTDLADVMVCDGFTGNVILKMAESFYVVTKKKKINDEFFDRFNYEQYGGTPILGVNAPVIIGHGISPPEAIKNMVLQSRAMIESNFIDKIRSVFN; from the coding sequence ATGAAGATTGGTTTAGATATTTTAGGAGGGGATTTTGCTCCGGAATCCACAATTTTAGGAGCTATTGAAGCTCAAAAAGTGTTGCCAGCAGAACAACGTATTGTTCTTATCGGTGACGAACATGCTGCTAAGCAGCGTATCCAGGAATTAGGAGCTCGTATTGAGGATTTTGATTTTGTACATGCTCCTGATAATATTGGAATGGGTGAACACCCGACCAAAGCAATTGCCAAAAAACCGGATTCCAGTATAGTAAGAGGTTTTGACCTTTTGAAAAACGGAGAGATTGACTCTTTTGCTTCAGCAGGTAATACCGGAGCTATGTTGGTCGGTGCTCTTTTCAGCGTGAAGGCAGTACCGGGAATTTTACGTCCGGCTATCGCCACCAACGTTCCCAAACTTAAAGGTGGTAGCGGCCTGTTGTTAGACGTAGGCGCTAATGCAGATTGCAAACCCGAAATGCTAAATCAATTTGCTATACTGGGAAGTCTTTATATTGAACATGTATTAGGTATACAGTCTCCTAAAGTCGGATTAGTCAATATTGGCGAAGAAGAAGAAAAAGGAAATATCCTTACAACCACAACCTACCCCCTGCTCAAAAACAATCCCCAATTAAATTTTATCGGTAACATTGAAGGAAGAGATCTTTTCACGGATCTCGCTGATGTAATGGTATGCGACGGATTTACAGGTAATGTTATTCTGAAAATGGCGGAGTCCTTTTATGTGGTGACCAAGAAAAAGAAAATAAATGATGAATTCTTTGATAGGTTCAATTACGAACAGTACGGAGGTACCCCTATTCTGGGAGTGAATGCTCCTGTTATTATAGGGCATGGTATTTCTCCTCCGGAAGCTATCAAAAACATGGTTTTACAATCAAGAGCTATGATCGAGTCGAATTTTATCGATAAGATCAGATCTGTTTTCAATTAA
- a CDS encoding YceD family protein encodes MKYLKQYRIPFSGLNAGKHSFDFDIEKKFFDCFEHSIVKDGNLKAQVDLQKQENMLIVHFTITGTIKLTCDICLSEFDSPIDVKERVLVKFTDENWEEDTEEVIVLSKNDYEFDIAHLLYEYINVAVPYYTKCSEQGLNQSCDPEMLAKVNQIEDEEENSAEEHIDPRWSALRNIKNN; translated from the coding sequence GTGAAATATCTAAAACAATATAGGATACCCTTTTCCGGGCTGAATGCAGGGAAACACAGTTTTGATTTTGACATTGAAAAGAAGTTCTTTGATTGTTTTGAGCATTCCATTGTCAAAGATGGAAACTTAAAAGCTCAGGTAGACTTGCAGAAGCAAGAGAACATGTTGATTGTCCACTTTACTATTACCGGAACGATCAAACTGACTTGCGATATATGTTTGTCCGAATTTGACAGTCCAATCGATGTAAAAGAACGGGTCCTTGTCAAATTTACTGATGAAAACTGGGAAGAAGACACCGAAGAAGTAATCGTTTTATCCAAAAATGATTATGAATTTGACATTGCACATTTACTCTATGAGTATATCAATGTAGCGGTACCTTATTACACCAAGTGCAGCGAACAAGGCTTAAATCAATCATGCGATCCGGAGATGTTGGCGAAAGTCAATCAAATCGAGGACGAAGAAGAGAACAGTGCAGAAGAACACATTGACCCCAGATGGTCGGCATTAAGAAATATAAAAAATAACTAA
- a CDS encoding epoxyqueuosine reductase QueH produces the protein MDGKEFKREKLELPNEGKKLLLHSCCAPCSGEVMEALIASDIDFTIYFYNPNIHPRKEYDLRKDENIRFAEKHNIPFIDADYDVDHWFELAKGMEQEPERGIRCTMCFDMRFEKTAEYAAKNGFDVISSSLGISRWKNMEQINDCGLRAASRHEGMEYWTFNWRKKGGSARMLEVSKKEKFYMQEYCGCAYSLRDTNHWRLKSGRDRIELGKNYYE, from the coding sequence ATGGACGGTAAAGAATTCAAGCGTGAAAAATTAGAACTCCCGAACGAAGGCAAAAAACTATTGCTTCATTCGTGCTGTGCCCCTTGTTCCGGGGAAGTAATGGAAGCATTGATTGCTTCAGATATTGATTTTACTATCTATTTTTATAATCCAAACATCCATCCACGCAAGGAATATGACTTGCGTAAAGATGAAAATATACGTTTCGCAGAAAAGCACAATATCCCTTTCATTGACGCAGACTATGACGTTGATCATTGGTTTGAACTTGCAAAAGGAATGGAACAGGAGCCTGAGCGTGGGATAAGATGTACGATGTGTTTTGATATGCGATTTGAAAAAACAGCAGAGTATGCTGCAAAAAACGGTTTTGATGTCATCTCCAGTTCATTAGGTATTTCCAGATGGAAAAACATGGAGCAGATCAATGACTGTGGACTTCGTGCAGCATCCCGTCATGAAGGTATGGAATACTGGACCTTCAACTGGAGAAAGAAAGGTGGATCGGCAAGAATGCTGGAGGTCTCCAAAAAGGAAAAATTCTATATGCAGGAGTATTGCGGTTGTGCATATTCTCTTCGCGACACGAATCACTGGAGATTAAAAAGCGGTCGTGACCGTATAGAATTAGGAAAAAATTACTACGAATAA